One genomic window of Longimicrobium sp. includes the following:
- a CDS encoding serine hydrolase domain-containing protein has translation MTAPHPIAPSRLKTILRRTAAVTAVACGCAWLPARAAAQLVEPFPAPARLEAALDSVVRDEMERSHIPGAVVVVVKDGRVYWTKGYGVADVETRRPVDPERTIFRIGSISKVFTATAVMQLADRGRIRLDEDVNRYLPGWTVPEPYGRPVTAANLLTHTAGFDEINLGRKVFREAEVRPLGTFLRGRLVPRFAPGERSSYSTYGIALAGYLVETVSGLPLRDYLRQRVFAPLGMERSSLGAVPDSLRGDAAAGYAWAGGGYRPEPWEFFHTHPASDVNATAADMARFMIAHLEAGRPGAPRILGDTAAALMHRVHFRNDPRLLGFTYGFFEQRLWGHQAIQHSGSMSGYAAGMWLWPAERMGVFVACNREVGSLEQRVVTRLAARTLVPLDTADTEGTPWTRPRVRDDLRRFAGRYRPDTWCHTCRGARGFVPDAFEVTVVDDSTLGFWGGRWAQVEPLLFRVMNGQLEYGQMYVAFQADSAGRIVRMVNGTNVNERVGMETPPSAAARSSPRDPERYSGTFRRRDGT, from the coding sequence ATGACCGCACCCCATCCGATCGCCCCGTCTCGTCTCAAGACCATCCTGCGCCGCACCGCGGCCGTCACCGCCGTGGCGTGCGGCTGCGCGTGGCTCCCCGCCCGCGCCGCGGCGCAGCTCGTGGAGCCCTTTCCAGCGCCCGCACGCCTGGAGGCGGCGCTGGACTCGGTGGTGCGGGACGAGATGGAGCGGTCCCACATCCCCGGTGCCGTGGTGGTGGTGGTGAAGGACGGACGCGTCTACTGGACGAAGGGCTACGGCGTGGCCGACGTGGAGACGCGCCGTCCCGTCGATCCGGAGCGTACCATCTTCCGCATCGGCTCGATCTCGAAGGTGTTCACCGCCACGGCGGTGATGCAGCTGGCCGACCGCGGGCGGATCCGGCTGGACGAGGACGTGAACCGCTACCTCCCCGGCTGGACGGTGCCCGAGCCGTACGGGAGGCCGGTGACCGCCGCGAACCTGCTCACCCACACCGCCGGGTTCGACGAGATCAACCTCGGCCGCAAGGTCTTCCGCGAGGCCGAGGTCCGGCCGCTCGGCACCTTCCTGCGCGGCCGGCTGGTCCCCCGCTTCGCGCCCGGCGAGCGCAGCAGCTACTCGACGTACGGGATCGCACTGGCCGGGTACCTGGTCGAGACCGTGTCGGGGCTGCCGCTGCGCGACTACCTGCGGCAGCGGGTCTTCGCGCCGCTGGGGATGGAGCGCAGCAGCCTGGGCGCCGTGCCGGACTCGCTGCGCGGCGACGCGGCGGCCGGCTACGCCTGGGCGGGGGGCGGGTACCGGCCGGAGCCGTGGGAGTTCTTCCACACCCATCCGGCCTCGGACGTGAACGCCACCGCGGCCGACATGGCGAGGTTCATGATCGCCCACCTCGAGGCGGGGCGGCCGGGCGCGCCGCGGATCCTCGGCGATACGGCCGCCGCGCTCATGCACCGGGTGCACTTCCGCAACGACCCGCGCCTGCTGGGATTCACCTACGGGTTCTTCGAGCAGCGCCTGTGGGGACACCAAGCCATCCAGCATTCCGGGAGCATGTCCGGCTACGCGGCGGGGATGTGGCTGTGGCCCGCCGAGCGGATGGGCGTGTTCGTGGCGTGCAACCGCGAGGTGGGCTCGCTGGAGCAGCGCGTGGTCACCCGGCTGGCGGCACGCACGCTGGTGCCCCTCGACACCGCCGACACCGAGGGGACGCCATGGACCCGCCCGCGCGTCCGGGACGACCTGCGCCGCTTCGCGGGGCGCTACCGTCCCGACACCTGGTGCCACACCTGCCGCGGCGCACGCGGCTTCGTCCCCGACGCGTTCGAGGTGACGGTGGTGGACGACAGCACGCTGGGGTTCTGGGGCGGCCGGTGGGCGCAGGTGGAGCCGCTCCTTTTCCGGGTGATGAACGGCCAGCTGGAGTACGGGCAGATGTACGTGGCGTTCCAGGCCGATTCCGCCGGCCGGATCGTGCGGATGGTGAACGGCACCAACGTCAACGAGCGCGTGGGGATGGAGACCCCGCCGTCCGCCGCGGCACGGTCGAGCCCGCGCGATCCGGAGCGTTACTCGGGCACCTTCCGGCGCCGCGATGGGACGTAG
- a CDS encoding LytTR family DNA-binding domain-containing protein, with the protein MNAAALPHARAGASVRSWRGAALIVGGWMLLGVIFLAEQGAAGQPALSATALFRRLVGPALGAALTPLGLHLARRFRVEAPNRLRHAAILALCALGMTLASFTALYYVHRLAGTLGPEPLAGWLASTLHEGLLYCGVILLIGHLLGPRGTATASVASPAAPAAAPPPARVAEHLSLKLRDRTVLVAPAEVAWVEADGHHVVFHLVGGASHTVRDTLRRLEAVLAPRGFVRVHRSTLVNVAEVKELRPWFAGDSLVYLKDGTELRLSRRFAANLLGPRAPLAPAPPPLAPESSPLGTEAL; encoded by the coding sequence ATGAACGCCGCAGCCCTTCCGCACGCCCGCGCGGGCGCATCCGTCCGCTCGTGGCGCGGCGCCGCGCTGATCGTGGGCGGGTGGATGCTGCTGGGGGTGATCTTCCTGGCCGAGCAGGGCGCGGCGGGGCAGCCGGCGCTTTCCGCCACCGCGCTGTTCCGGCGGCTCGTCGGGCCCGCGCTGGGAGCGGCGCTGACACCGCTCGGGCTGCACCTGGCCCGGCGATTCCGGGTGGAGGCGCCGAACCGGCTGCGGCACGCGGCCATCCTCGCGCTCTGCGCGCTGGGGATGACGCTCGCCAGCTTCACCGCGCTGTACTACGTCCATCGGCTGGCGGGAACGCTCGGTCCCGAGCCGCTGGCGGGGTGGCTCGCCTCGACGCTGCACGAGGGGCTGCTGTACTGCGGCGTAATCCTGCTGATCGGCCATCTGCTGGGGCCGCGCGGTACGGCGACGGCCAGCGTCGCGTCACCCGCCGCGCCAGCGGCGGCACCTCCGCCGGCACGCGTGGCGGAGCACCTGAGCCTGAAGCTGCGCGACCGCACCGTGCTGGTGGCACCCGCGGAGGTGGCCTGGGTGGAGGCGGACGGGCACCACGTGGTCTTCCACCTCGTCGGCGGCGCCAGCCACACCGTGCGCGACACGCTGCGGCGCCTGGAGGCGGTGCTGGCGCCGCGCGGGTTCGTGCGCGTGCACCGGTCCACGCTGGTGAACGTGGCCGAGGTGAAGGAGCTGCGTCCGTGGTTCGCCGGCGACTCGCTGGTCTACCTGAAGGACGGGACGGAGCTGCGGCTGAGCCGGCGCTTCGCCGCGAACCTGCTCGGGCCGCGGGCACCGCTGGCGCCGGCGCCGCCACCGCTCGCGCCGGAATCGTCGCCGCTGGGGACGGAGGCGTTGTAG
- a CDS encoding type II toxin-antitoxin system VapC family toxin, with protein MVVDTSALIAVLAAESESRRIETVLLDASRIAMSAATLVEASIVAEAKAQPGGMLDLDRLITELGIEVMPVTREHAELARAAYSQFGKDRHPAGLNFGDCFSYALARALGEPLLFVGSDLSRTDVNVVSY; from the coding sequence ATGGTCGTCGATACGTCGGCTCTTATCGCCGTTCTGGCTGCCGAATCCGAATCGCGGCGGATCGAGACGGTGCTGCTCGACGCATCGCGCATCGCGATGTCCGCGGCCACCTTGGTGGAGGCCTCGATCGTTGCTGAAGCGAAGGCTCAGCCCGGAGGCATGCTCGACCTCGATCGGTTGATCACGGAGCTTGGGATCGAGGTCATGCCCGTCACCCGCGAGCACGCCGAGCTGGCGCGCGCGGCCTATTCGCAATTCGGGAAGGACAGGCACCCGGCGGGGCTGAACTTCGGCGATTGCTTCAGCTACGCGCTTGCGCGTGCGCTCGGCGAGCCGCTGCTGTTCGTCGGGAGCGACTTAAGCCGGACCGATGTGAACGTCGTGTCGTACTGA
- a CDS encoding type II toxin-antitoxin system VapB family antitoxin, translating into MLARTTGESITEAVLTAIKERLQRETGRGDKEVVRRNIREIQRRFAARQQSDARTPDEIIGYDEFGLPT; encoded by the coding sequence ATGCTCGCCCGGACGACGGGGGAGTCGATCACCGAGGCGGTCCTCACCGCGATCAAGGAGCGCCTGCAGCGCGAGACCGGGCGGGGCGACAAGGAAGTGGTACGGCGCAACATTCGCGAGATCCAGCGACGGTTCGCGGCCAGGCAGCAATCCGACGCACGTACTCCCGACGAGATCATCGGGTACGATGAATTCGGGCTCCCCACCTGA